Proteins encoded by one window of Halichondria panicea chromosome 8, odHalPani1.1, whole genome shotgun sequence:
- the LOC135339485 gene encoding uncharacterized protein LOC135339485 isoform X1 produces the protein MMPGSRIVIIPSSDVGEYSRNMLRNTISHIVNPTHAKGGGSREIYKSENCPSWWPKDVLFSSAVGITAEHQRKVLATFLEKCPEQYIISPGAWLLNPTSSPLVGNKQPVREVSPRSSSESFSESFSESFSESDQEEPVGMNQTPPTGANHTQSVVSTAAQHASPKLIIPSSYVNGYSQPSLISLIQKILNPERRHFIYSSANCPSWWPTDIPFTRAEDMKAKDRRRVLTSFLRKCSDQYTISPPVDQQNSTKKGRMMPSSKIVLTSSNAEEYYGNVLQSIISRILNPEGLNGIYVYMSDNCPTWWPKDVAFSPMTGPKAIANGITVAHRRKVLAAFLEKCPDQYIISPPVDQQNSAVGTKRARMISGSKIVLPSSDVYEYSGKIIRSTISRIVNPEGQNSENFYTSDNCPSWWPKDVAFTAETCGSTAATNRITLVHQGKILAAFLEKCPEQYTISPRKQILYPTSSPLVGDKQPIREVSPQSSSESDYVGMNQTPPTGAYRTQSVGATISTAAQHASPKLILPSSCANDYSQIGLISLIRKILNPQRRKFMYANCPSWWPTDIPFTRAEDMIAKDRRKVLTAFLEKCPDQYTISPPVDQQNSASIVETDQPEDPAVDTKRAWMPGSKIVLPSSDIDEYTGNALRSTVSHIVNPTRGKGLLSNKCPSWWPKDVVFPSSERKAVNLRKILAAFLKKCPDQYTISPPADQQKSASEVETDQPEDPAVGTKRARMMPGSKIVLPSSDADEYTATALRTTVSHIVNPTSLKGGSGREMFKRENCPSWWPKGVVFPSSGRKTANLRKILAAFLEKCPEQYTISPPVDQQNSASTVETDQPEHPIVDVQMNANESDASITSDPEDLLNSLEQHLLDSRKRRLEAEKKVEELTEEVKRLRKERNFLL, from the exons ATGATGCCAGGCTCAAGGATAGTTATTATTCCAAGCTCTGATGTTGGGGAATATTCTAGAAATATGCTTCGTAACACAATTTCACATATTGTGAACCCTACAC ATGCAAAGGGTGGAGGCAGCAGAGAAatctacaagagtgagaattgtccaagttggtggccaaaagatgtGCTGTTTTCTTCTGcag TAGGTATCACTGCTGAACACCAGAGAAAGGTACTGGCAACTTTCCTGGAGAAATGTCCTGAGCAGTACATAAT ATCACCCGGGGCTTGGCTACTCAATCCCACCTCTTCCCCACTCGTTGGTAATAAGCAACCAGTAAGAGAAGTCAGCCCACGAAGTTCCTCTGAAAGTTTCTCTGAAAGTTTCTCTGAAAGTTTCTCTGAAAGTGATCAAGAAGAGCCTGTAGGAATGAACCAAACACCACCTACTGGAGCTAATCATACCCAATCAGTTGTCAGCACTGCTGCACAACATGCAAGCCCAAAGCTTATCATACCCAGCTCTTATGTAAATGGCTACTCTCAACCTAGTCTTATTTCGCTAATTCAAAAGATTTTAAACCCCGAAC GGCGACACTTCATATACTCCAGTGCTAATTGTCCCAGCTGGTGGCCGACTGATATACCATTCACTAGGGCAGAAG ATATGAAAGCTAAGGACAGGAGAAGAGTGCTGACATCTTTTCTAAGGAAATGTTCTGaccagtacacaat atcacctccagttgatcagcaaaactctACAAAAAAAGGCAGGATGATGCCAAGCTCAAAAATAGTTCTTACAAGCTCTAATGCTGAGGAATATTATGGAAACGTTCTTCAGAGCATAATTTCACGTATTTTGAACCCGGAAG GTCTGAACGGCATATACGTCTACATGAGTGACAATTGCCCAACttggtggccaaaagatgtGGCGTTTTCTCCTATGACAG GGCCCAAGGCTATCGCAAATGGTATCACAGTTGCACACCGGAGAAAGGTATTGGCAGCTTTCCTGGAGAAATGTCCTGACCAGTACATAAT atcacctccagttgatcagcaaaactctGCAGTTGGTACAAAGAGAGCCAGGATGATATCAGGCtcaaagatagttcttccaagcTCTGATGTTTATGAATATTCTGGAAAAATCATTCGGAGCACCATTTCACGCATTGTGAACCCTGAAG GTCAAAATAGCGAAAACTTCTACACGAGTGATAACTGTCCAagttggtggccaaaagatgtGGCGTTTACTGCTGAGACATGTG gGTCCACGGCTGCCACAAATCGTATCACTCTTGTACACCAGGGAAAGATTTTGGCAGCTTTTTTGGAGAAATGTCCGGaacagtacacaat ATCTCCCAGGAAACAGATACTCTATCCCACCTCTTCCCCACTCGTTGGTGATAAGCAACCAATAAGAGAAGTCAGCCCACAAAGTTCCTCTGAAAGTGATTATGTAGGAATGAACCAAACACCACCTACTGGAGCTTATCGTACTCAATCAGTTGGAGCCACAATCAGCACTGCTGCACAACATGCAAGCCCAAAGCTTATCCTACCCAGCTCTTGTGCAAATGACTACTCTCAAATTGGTCTTATTTCGCTAATTCGAAAAATTTTAAATCCCCAAC GGCGAAAGTTCATGTACGCTAATTGTCCCAGCTGGTGGCCGACTGATATACCATTCACTAGGGCGGAAG ATATGATAGCTAAAGACAGGAGAAAAGTACTGACAGCTTTCCTGGAGAAATGTCCTGaccagtacacaat atcacctccagttgatcagcaaaactctGCCTCGATAGTTGAAACTGACCAACCAGAAGACCCTGCAGTTGATACAAAGAGAGCCTGGATGCCAGGCtcaaagatagttcttccaagcTCTGATATTGATGAATACACTGGAAACGCTCTTCGTAGCACCGTGTCACATATTGTGAACCCTACCC GTGGGAAGGGTCTGCTTAGTAATAAATGTCCAagttggtggccaaaagatgtGGTGTTTCCTTCGTCAG AGCGCAAGGCAGTAAATTTGAGAAAGATTTTGGCAGCTTTTTTGAAGAAATGCCCTGaccagtacacaat atcacctccagCTGATCAGCAAAAGTCTGCCTCGGAAGTTGAAACTGACCAACCAGAAGACCCTGCAGTTGGTACAAAGAGAGCCAGGATGATGCCAGGCtcaaagatagttcttccaagcTCTGATGCTGATGAATATACTGCAACAGCTCTTCGTACAACCGTGTCACATATTGTGAACCCTACAA GTTTGAAGGGTGGAAGCGGCAGAGAAATGTTCAAGAGGGAGAATTGTCCAAGTTGGTGGCCAAAAGGTGTGGTGTTTCCTTCGTCAG GGCGCAAGACAGCAAATTTGAGAAAGATTTTGGCAGCTTTTCTGGAGAAATGCCctgagcagtacacaat atcacctccagttgatcagcaaaactctGCCTCGACAGTTGAAACTGACCAACCAGAACACCCCATCGTTGATGTACAAATGAATGCTAATGAATCTGATGCTAGCATAACAAGTGACCCCGAAGACCTGTTGAATAGTCTAGAGCAGCACCTTCTGGATTCTAGGAAAAGAAGGCTTGAGGCTGAGAAGAAAGTTGAGGAGCTGACAGAAGAAGTCAAACGTCTCAGAAAAGAAAGAAACTTTCTATTGTGA
- the LOC135339495 gene encoding uncharacterized protein LOC135339495 yields the protein MMAGSKIVLQSSDVDEYSIAALRSTITRIVNPTCYKGQKFYISDNCPSWWPKDVEFSPLTGPKTIPVVKLRAIFAAFLEKCSEQYTISPPVDQQNSALTFETDQPEDPAVGTKRARIMPGSKIVLPSSDVDEYAGNILQNTISRISNYKGWGKNFYTSDCPSWWPKDVAFAPMTGPKATGIVTAVNQRKILAAFLEKCPDQYTISPGAWLLNPTSSPLVDDKQPVREVSPQSSSESDQEEPVGMNQTPPTGANLTRSVGATINTAAQHAKLIIPSSCANDYSQPSLISLIQKILNPELRNFIYSSANCPSWWPTDVPFTRAEDMEAKDRTKVLTAFLKKCPEQYTISPPVDQQNSASEDETDQLEDSLIYVNDSSNDSDEETVSISSDPEDLVNSLEQHLLDSRKRRLEAERKVEELTEEIKRLKEERKSIGSIVKRSRLHH from the exons ATGATGGCAGGCTCAAAGATAGTTCTTCAAAGCTCTGATGTTGATGAATATTCTATAGCTGCTCTGCGTAGCACAATTACTCGCATTGTGAACCCTACTTGCTACAAAG GTCAAAAGTTCTACATCAGTGACAATTGTCCTagttggtggccaaaagatgtGGAATTTTCTCCTTTGACAG GGCCCAAAACTATCCCTGTTGTTAAGCTGAGAGCAATTTTTGCAGCTTTTCTGGAGAAATGTTctgagcagtacacaat atcacctccagttgatcagcaaaactctGCCTTGACATTTGAAACTGACCAACCAGAAGACCCTGCAGTTGGTACAAAGAGAGCCAGGATAATGCCAGGCtcaaagatagttcttccaagcTCTGATGTTGATGAATATGCTGGAAATATTCTTCAAAACACAATTTCACGTATTTCCAACTATAAAG GTTGGGGCAAAAACTTCTACACGAGTGACTGCCCAagttggtggccaaaagatgtGGCGTTTGCTCCTATGACAG GGCCCAAAGCTACTGGTATTGTCACTGCTGTAAACCAGAGAAAGATATTGGCAGCTTTCCTGGAGAAATGTCCTGaccagtacacaat ATCACCCGGGGCTTGGCTACTCAATCCCACCTCTTCCCCACTCGTTGATGATAAGCAACCAGTAAGAGAAGTCAGCCCACAAAGTTCCTCTGAAAGTGATCAAGAAGAGCCTGTAGGAATGAACCAAACACCACCTACTGGAGCTAATCTTACCCGATCAGTTGGAGCCACAATCAACACTGCTGCACAACATGCAAAGCTTATCATACCCAGCTCTTGTGCAAATGACTACTCTCAACCTAGTCTCATTTCGCTAATTCAAAAGATTTTAAACCCTGAAC TGCGAAACTTTATATACTCCAGTGCTAATTGTCCCAGCTGGTGGCCGACTGATGTACCATTCACTAGGGCAGAAG ATATGGAAGCTAAGGACAGGACAAAAGTACTGACAGCTTTTCTAAAGAAATGCCctgagcagtacacaat atcacctccagttgatcagcaaaactctGCCTCGGAAGATGAAACTGACCAACTAGAAGACTCCCTCATATATGTCAATGATAGTTCAAATGATTCTGATGAAGAAACTGTTAGCATATCAAGTGACCCTGAAGACCTGGTGAATAGTCTAGAGCAGCACCTTCTGGATTCTAGGAAAAGAAGGCTGGAGGCTGAGAGGAAAGTTGAGGAGCTGACGGAAGAAATCAAACGTCTCAAAGAAGAAAGGAAAAGTATAGGTTCTATTGTGAAACGATCACGACTCCATCACTAG
- the LOC135339485 gene encoding uncharacterized protein LOC135339485 isoform X3 — MMPGSRIVIIPSSDVGEYSRNMLRNTISHIVNPTHAKGGGSREIYKSENCPSWWPKDVLFSSAVGITAEHQRKVLATFLEKCPEQYIISPGAWLLNPTSSPLVGNKQPVREVSPRSSSESFSESFSESFSESDQEEPVGMNQTPPTGANHTQSVVSTAAQHASPKLIIPSSYVNGYSQPSLISLIQKILNPERRHFIYSSANCPSWWPTDIPFTRAEDMKAKDRRRVLTSFLRKCSDQYTISPPVDQQNSTKKGRMMPSSKIVLTSSNAEEYYGNVLQSIISRILNPEGLNGIYVYMSDNCPTWWPKDVAFSPMTGPKAIANGITVAHRRKVLAAFLEKCPDQYIISPPVDQQNSAVGTKRARMISGSKIVLPSSDVYEYSGKIIRSTISRIVNPEGQNSENFYTSDNCPSWWPKDVAFTAETCGSTAATNRITLVHQGKILAAFLEKCPEQYTISPRKQILYPTSSPLVGDKQPIREVSPQSSSESDYVGMNQTPPTGAYRTQSVGATISTAAQHASPKLILPSSCANDYSQIGLISLIRKILNPQRRKFMYANCPSWWPTDIPFTRAEDMIAKDRRKVLTAFLEKCPDQYTISPPVDQQNSASIVETDQPEDPAVDTKRAWMPGSKIVLPSSDIDEYTGNALRSTVSHIVNPTRGKGLLSNKCPSWWPKDVVFPSSERKAVNLRKILAAFLKKCPDQYTISPPADQQKSASEVETDQPEDPAVGTKRARMMPGSKIVLPSSDADEYTATALRTTVSHIVNPTSLKGGSGREMFKRENCPSWWPKGRKTANLRKILAAFLEKCPEQYTISPPVDQQNSASTVETDQPEHPIVDVQMNANESDASITSDPEDLLNSLEQHLLDSRKRRLEAEKKVEELTEEVKRLRKERNFLL, encoded by the exons ATGATGCCAGGCTCAAGGATAGTTATTATTCCAAGCTCTGATGTTGGGGAATATTCTAGAAATATGCTTCGTAACACAATTTCACATATTGTGAACCCTACAC ATGCAAAGGGTGGAGGCAGCAGAGAAatctacaagagtgagaattgtccaagttggtggccaaaagatgtGCTGTTTTCTTCTGcag TAGGTATCACTGCTGAACACCAGAGAAAGGTACTGGCAACTTTCCTGGAGAAATGTCCTGAGCAGTACATAAT ATCACCCGGGGCTTGGCTACTCAATCCCACCTCTTCCCCACTCGTTGGTAATAAGCAACCAGTAAGAGAAGTCAGCCCACGAAGTTCCTCTGAAAGTTTCTCTGAAAGTTTCTCTGAAAGTTTCTCTGAAAGTGATCAAGAAGAGCCTGTAGGAATGAACCAAACACCACCTACTGGAGCTAATCATACCCAATCAGTTGTCAGCACTGCTGCACAACATGCAAGCCCAAAGCTTATCATACCCAGCTCTTATGTAAATGGCTACTCTCAACCTAGTCTTATTTCGCTAATTCAAAAGATTTTAAACCCCGAAC GGCGACACTTCATATACTCCAGTGCTAATTGTCCCAGCTGGTGGCCGACTGATATACCATTCACTAGGGCAGAAG ATATGAAAGCTAAGGACAGGAGAAGAGTGCTGACATCTTTTCTAAGGAAATGTTCTGaccagtacacaat atcacctccagttgatcagcaaaactctACAAAAAAAGGCAGGATGATGCCAAGCTCAAAAATAGTTCTTACAAGCTCTAATGCTGAGGAATATTATGGAAACGTTCTTCAGAGCATAATTTCACGTATTTTGAACCCGGAAG GTCTGAACGGCATATACGTCTACATGAGTGACAATTGCCCAACttggtggccaaaagatgtGGCGTTTTCTCCTATGACAG GGCCCAAGGCTATCGCAAATGGTATCACAGTTGCACACCGGAGAAAGGTATTGGCAGCTTTCCTGGAGAAATGTCCTGACCAGTACATAAT atcacctccagttgatcagcaaaactctGCAGTTGGTACAAAGAGAGCCAGGATGATATCAGGCtcaaagatagttcttccaagcTCTGATGTTTATGAATATTCTGGAAAAATCATTCGGAGCACCATTTCACGCATTGTGAACCCTGAAG GTCAAAATAGCGAAAACTTCTACACGAGTGATAACTGTCCAagttggtggccaaaagatgtGGCGTTTACTGCTGAGACATGTG gGTCCACGGCTGCCACAAATCGTATCACTCTTGTACACCAGGGAAAGATTTTGGCAGCTTTTTTGGAGAAATGTCCGGaacagtacacaat ATCTCCCAGGAAACAGATACTCTATCCCACCTCTTCCCCACTCGTTGGTGATAAGCAACCAATAAGAGAAGTCAGCCCACAAAGTTCCTCTGAAAGTGATTATGTAGGAATGAACCAAACACCACCTACTGGAGCTTATCGTACTCAATCAGTTGGAGCCACAATCAGCACTGCTGCACAACATGCAAGCCCAAAGCTTATCCTACCCAGCTCTTGTGCAAATGACTACTCTCAAATTGGTCTTATTTCGCTAATTCGAAAAATTTTAAATCCCCAAC GGCGAAAGTTCATGTACGCTAATTGTCCCAGCTGGTGGCCGACTGATATACCATTCACTAGGGCGGAAG ATATGATAGCTAAAGACAGGAGAAAAGTACTGACAGCTTTCCTGGAGAAATGTCCTGaccagtacacaat atcacctccagttgatcagcaaaactctGCCTCGATAGTTGAAACTGACCAACCAGAAGACCCTGCAGTTGATACAAAGAGAGCCTGGATGCCAGGCtcaaagatagttcttccaagcTCTGATATTGATGAATACACTGGAAACGCTCTTCGTAGCACCGTGTCACATATTGTGAACCCTACCC GTGGGAAGGGTCTGCTTAGTAATAAATGTCCAagttggtggccaaaagatgtGGTGTTTCCTTCGTCAG AGCGCAAGGCAGTAAATTTGAGAAAGATTTTGGCAGCTTTTTTGAAGAAATGCCCTGaccagtacacaat atcacctccagCTGATCAGCAAAAGTCTGCCTCGGAAGTTGAAACTGACCAACCAGAAGACCCTGCAGTTGGTACAAAGAGAGCCAGGATGATGCCAGGCtcaaagatagttcttccaagcTCTGATGCTGATGAATATACTGCAACAGCTCTTCGTACAACCGTGTCACATATTGTGAACCCTACAA GTTTGAAGGGTGGAAGCGGCAGAGAAATGTTCAAGAGGGAGAATTGTCCAAGTTGGTGGCCAAAAG GGCGCAAGACAGCAAATTTGAGAAAGATTTTGGCAGCTTTTCTGGAGAAATGCCctgagcagtacacaat atcacctccagttgatcagcaaaactctGCCTCGACAGTTGAAACTGACCAACCAGAACACCCCATCGTTGATGTACAAATGAATGCTAATGAATCTGATGCTAGCATAACAAGTGACCCCGAAGACCTGTTGAATAGTCTAGAGCAGCACCTTCTGGATTCTAGGAAAAGAAGGCTTGAGGCTGAGAAGAAAGTTGAGGAGCTGACAGAAGAAGTCAAACGTCTCAGAAAAGAAAGAAACTTTCTATTGTGA
- the LOC135339485 gene encoding uncharacterized protein LOC135339485 isoform X2: MMPGSRIVIIPSSDVGEYSRNMLRNTISHIVNPTHAKGGGSREIYKSENCPSWWPKDVLFSSAGITAEHQRKVLATFLEKCPEQYIISPGAWLLNPTSSPLVGNKQPVREVSPRSSSESFSESFSESFSESDQEEPVGMNQTPPTGANHTQSVVSTAAQHASPKLIIPSSYVNGYSQPSLISLIQKILNPERRHFIYSSANCPSWWPTDIPFTRAEDMKAKDRRRVLTSFLRKCSDQYTISPPVDQQNSTKKGRMMPSSKIVLTSSNAEEYYGNVLQSIISRILNPEGLNGIYVYMSDNCPTWWPKDVAFSPMTGPKAIANGITVAHRRKVLAAFLEKCPDQYIISPPVDQQNSAVGTKRARMISGSKIVLPSSDVYEYSGKIIRSTISRIVNPEGQNSENFYTSDNCPSWWPKDVAFTAETCGSTAATNRITLVHQGKILAAFLEKCPEQYTISPRKQILYPTSSPLVGDKQPIREVSPQSSSESDYVGMNQTPPTGAYRTQSVGATISTAAQHASPKLILPSSCANDYSQIGLISLIRKILNPQRRKFMYANCPSWWPTDIPFTRAEDMIAKDRRKVLTAFLEKCPDQYTISPPVDQQNSASIVETDQPEDPAVDTKRAWMPGSKIVLPSSDIDEYTGNALRSTVSHIVNPTRGKGLLSNKCPSWWPKDVVFPSSERKAVNLRKILAAFLKKCPDQYTISPPADQQKSASEVETDQPEDPAVGTKRARMMPGSKIVLPSSDADEYTATALRTTVSHIVNPTSLKGGSGREMFKRENCPSWWPKGVVFPSSGRKTANLRKILAAFLEKCPEQYTISPPVDQQNSASTVETDQPEHPIVDVQMNANESDASITSDPEDLLNSLEQHLLDSRKRRLEAEKKVEELTEEVKRLRKERNFLL, encoded by the exons ATGATGCCAGGCTCAAGGATAGTTATTATTCCAAGCTCTGATGTTGGGGAATATTCTAGAAATATGCTTCGTAACACAATTTCACATATTGTGAACCCTACAC ATGCAAAGGGTGGAGGCAGCAGAGAAatctacaagagtgagaattgtccaagttggtggccaaaagatgtGCTGTTTTCTTCTGcag GTATCACTGCTGAACACCAGAGAAAGGTACTGGCAACTTTCCTGGAGAAATGTCCTGAGCAGTACATAAT ATCACCCGGGGCTTGGCTACTCAATCCCACCTCTTCCCCACTCGTTGGTAATAAGCAACCAGTAAGAGAAGTCAGCCCACGAAGTTCCTCTGAAAGTTTCTCTGAAAGTTTCTCTGAAAGTTTCTCTGAAAGTGATCAAGAAGAGCCTGTAGGAATGAACCAAACACCACCTACTGGAGCTAATCATACCCAATCAGTTGTCAGCACTGCTGCACAACATGCAAGCCCAAAGCTTATCATACCCAGCTCTTATGTAAATGGCTACTCTCAACCTAGTCTTATTTCGCTAATTCAAAAGATTTTAAACCCCGAAC GGCGACACTTCATATACTCCAGTGCTAATTGTCCCAGCTGGTGGCCGACTGATATACCATTCACTAGGGCAGAAG ATATGAAAGCTAAGGACAGGAGAAGAGTGCTGACATCTTTTCTAAGGAAATGTTCTGaccagtacacaat atcacctccagttgatcagcaaaactctACAAAAAAAGGCAGGATGATGCCAAGCTCAAAAATAGTTCTTACAAGCTCTAATGCTGAGGAATATTATGGAAACGTTCTTCAGAGCATAATTTCACGTATTTTGAACCCGGAAG GTCTGAACGGCATATACGTCTACATGAGTGACAATTGCCCAACttggtggccaaaagatgtGGCGTTTTCTCCTATGACAG GGCCCAAGGCTATCGCAAATGGTATCACAGTTGCACACCGGAGAAAGGTATTGGCAGCTTTCCTGGAGAAATGTCCTGACCAGTACATAAT atcacctccagttgatcagcaaaactctGCAGTTGGTACAAAGAGAGCCAGGATGATATCAGGCtcaaagatagttcttccaagcTCTGATGTTTATGAATATTCTGGAAAAATCATTCGGAGCACCATTTCACGCATTGTGAACCCTGAAG GTCAAAATAGCGAAAACTTCTACACGAGTGATAACTGTCCAagttggtggccaaaagatgtGGCGTTTACTGCTGAGACATGTG gGTCCACGGCTGCCACAAATCGTATCACTCTTGTACACCAGGGAAAGATTTTGGCAGCTTTTTTGGAGAAATGTCCGGaacagtacacaat ATCTCCCAGGAAACAGATACTCTATCCCACCTCTTCCCCACTCGTTGGTGATAAGCAACCAATAAGAGAAGTCAGCCCACAAAGTTCCTCTGAAAGTGATTATGTAGGAATGAACCAAACACCACCTACTGGAGCTTATCGTACTCAATCAGTTGGAGCCACAATCAGCACTGCTGCACAACATGCAAGCCCAAAGCTTATCCTACCCAGCTCTTGTGCAAATGACTACTCTCAAATTGGTCTTATTTCGCTAATTCGAAAAATTTTAAATCCCCAAC GGCGAAAGTTCATGTACGCTAATTGTCCCAGCTGGTGGCCGACTGATATACCATTCACTAGGGCGGAAG ATATGATAGCTAAAGACAGGAGAAAAGTACTGACAGCTTTCCTGGAGAAATGTCCTGaccagtacacaat atcacctccagttgatcagcaaaactctGCCTCGATAGTTGAAACTGACCAACCAGAAGACCCTGCAGTTGATACAAAGAGAGCCTGGATGCCAGGCtcaaagatagttcttccaagcTCTGATATTGATGAATACACTGGAAACGCTCTTCGTAGCACCGTGTCACATATTGTGAACCCTACCC GTGGGAAGGGTCTGCTTAGTAATAAATGTCCAagttggtggccaaaagatgtGGTGTTTCCTTCGTCAG AGCGCAAGGCAGTAAATTTGAGAAAGATTTTGGCAGCTTTTTTGAAGAAATGCCCTGaccagtacacaat atcacctccagCTGATCAGCAAAAGTCTGCCTCGGAAGTTGAAACTGACCAACCAGAAGACCCTGCAGTTGGTACAAAGAGAGCCAGGATGATGCCAGGCtcaaagatagttcttccaagcTCTGATGCTGATGAATATACTGCAACAGCTCTTCGTACAACCGTGTCACATATTGTGAACCCTACAA GTTTGAAGGGTGGAAGCGGCAGAGAAATGTTCAAGAGGGAGAATTGTCCAAGTTGGTGGCCAAAAGGTGTGGTGTTTCCTTCGTCAG GGCGCAAGACAGCAAATTTGAGAAAGATTTTGGCAGCTTTTCTGGAGAAATGCCctgagcagtacacaat atcacctccagttgatcagcaaaactctGCCTCGACAGTTGAAACTGACCAACCAGAACACCCCATCGTTGATGTACAAATGAATGCTAATGAATCTGATGCTAGCATAACAAGTGACCCCGAAGACCTGTTGAATAGTCTAGAGCAGCACCTTCTGGATTCTAGGAAAAGAAGGCTTGAGGCTGAGAAGAAAGTTGAGGAGCTGACAGAAGAAGTCAAACGTCTCAGAAAAGAAAGAAACTTTCTATTGTGA
- the LOC135339501 gene encoding uncharacterized protein LOC135339501, producing the protein MNQTPPTRANRTRSVGATISTAAQHASPKLILPSSCANDYSQLSLTSLLQNILNPKRRHFMYSSANCPSWWPTDVTFIRAKHMKAKDRRRVLASFLKKCPDQYTISPQQNSVSTVEIDQPEDTIIDVQMNEDSSNELDEQNIPSDPEDLVNSLEQRLLDSRKRRLEAERKVEELTEENKRLREERKCIVKRIPLHH; encoded by the exons ATGAACCAAACACCACCTACTAGAGCTAATCGTACCCGATCAGTTGGAGCCACAATCAGCACTGCTGCACAACATGCAAGCCCAAAGCTTATCCTACCCAGCTCTTGTGCAAATGACTACTCTCAACTTAGTCTCACTTCGCTACTTCAAAACATTTTAAATCCCAAAC GGCGACACTTCATGTACTCCAGTGCTAATTGTCCCAGCTGGTGGCCGACTGATGTAACATTCATTAGGGCGAAAC ATATGAAAGCTAAGGACAGGAGAAGAGTGCTGGCATCTTTTCTAAAGAAATGTCCTGaccagtacacaat atcacctcAGCAAAACTCTGTCTCGACAGTTGAAATTGACCAACCAGAAGACACCATCATTGATGTACAAATGAATGAAGATAGTTCGAATGAATTAGATGAACAAAACATACCAAGTGACCCCGAAGACCTGGTGAATAGTCTAGAGCAGCGCCTTCTGGATTCTAGGAAAAGAAGGCTCGAGGCTGAGAGGAAAGTTGAGGAGCTGACTGAAGAAAACAAACGTCTCAGAGAAGAAAGGAAATGTATAGTGAAACGAATACCACTTCATCACTAG